The Luteolibacter arcticus genome includes the window TCTTCGCATCAAAATGCGAAAACGTCAAATTACTCCACCACCCGGCGCAGCTTATGGGCGCGGGAAAGGTTGTGCTCGTAGATCTCCTCCAACCGCTTGGTGAACTCGTGGGCGGTCTCGTTTTCCCCCGGCATCACCGGGTCGCCGAGCTCGATGCTGACGCGGATCGGGAACTCCGGCTTTTTCCACAGCGGCCAGCCTTTTTCGAGGAAGCGGGTATTGCTGCGGATGAAGACCGGCCGCACCGGCACCCCAGCCCGGCGGGCGATGAGGGCGCAGCCGCCGCGCAGGGGATTGATCCAGCGGGCCTCGCGGCGGGTGCGTGTGCCTTCCGGGAAAAGCAGGAGCTGGCCGCCTTTTTGGAGCGCGTCGGCGGCGTCCTTCACCATCCGGGCGGACGAGCCGTTCGGGATATAGCCGGCCAGCCGGGCACCGCCGCCGAGGAAGGGATTCTTCAAAATCGCCTCCTTCATGATGCAGATCGGCTGTGGCAGCTTGGAAATCACGAAGACCGCGTCCCACAGCGAGGTGTGGTTCGGCGCGATGATCACGGGTGACTTTTCGTCCTTCAGCGCATCGAGCGAACTCAGGTCGGCATGGACCAGATCGGTGGCCCGCAAATAGCCGACGAAGACTTGGAAGGCCTTATGGAGCATCCCGCGGCCGAGCTTCTTCGCCACGGGGCAGGGGAGCAGCAAGATCAGCGGGATCGAGACCGCCGTGAACAGGAGCCCGAAAATGCCCCAATAGACGATACCGCCCAGCGAGGCAGCCATATCCCACGGCAAGCGCCACCACCGGCGCGCCTGCGCGACTGTGGAATCGGTCCGGGGAAGGGTGTGACTTTCCAAGGAGGGCATGGACAACAGCCCCGCCA containing:
- a CDS encoding lysophospholipid acyltransferase family protein, yielding MPSLESHTLPRTDSTVAQARRWWRLPWDMAASLGGIVYWGIFGLLFTAVSIPLILLLPCPVAKKLGRGMLHKAFQVFVGYLRATDLVHADLSSLDALKDEKSPVIIAPNHTSLWDAVFVISKLPQPICIMKEAILKNPFLGGGARLAGYIPNGSSARMVKDAADALQKGGQLLLFPEGTRTRREARWINPLRGGCALIARRAGVPVRPVFIRSNTRFLEKGWPLWKKPEFPIRVSIELGDPVMPGENETAHEFTKRLEEIYEHNLSRAHKLRRVVE